A part of Bosea sp. (in: a-proteobacteria) genomic DNA contains:
- a CDS encoding methylenetetrahydrofolate--tRNA-(uracil(54)-C(5))-methyltransferase (FADH(2)-oxidizing) TrmFO, with the protein MSDVTSSRRQPVHVVGGGLAGSEAAWQIAQAGVPVVLHEMRPVRGTDAHKTDGLAELVCSNSFRSDDHSSNAVGQLHWEMRQLGSLIMAKGDAHQVPAGGALAVDRDGFSAAVTAALDAHPLVTIERAEVAGLPPADWHCVIIATGPLTSPALAAAIQALTGEKELAFFDAIAPIVHRDSIDMDVAWFQSRYDKAGPGGTGADYLNCPMTKDQYDAFVDALVSGEKTEFKEWEASTPYFDGCLPIEVMAERGRETLRHGPMKPMGLTNPRDPLVKPHAVVQLRQDNALGTLFNMVGFQTKLRYGDQARILRMVPGLENAEFARLGGLHRNTYLNSPQVLDPALRLKADPRLRFAGQITGCEGYVESAAVGLLAGLMAAAEWRGEIAPLPPADTAIGALVNHITGGHIVTIDEGPRSFQPMNINFGLFPPIAAVRNGSGKRMRGPEKALARKRALTDRAKQSLNAWSAALPQTGRASSRAAE; encoded by the coding sequence ATGAGCGACGTGACATCATCCAGACGCCAACCGGTTCATGTCGTGGGCGGCGGCCTCGCCGGTTCAGAGGCCGCCTGGCAGATCGCCCAGGCGGGCGTGCCGGTCGTGCTGCACGAAATGCGCCCTGTCCGCGGCACCGATGCGCACAAGACCGACGGCCTTGCCGAACTCGTGTGCTCCAACTCATTCCGCTCGGATGACCACAGCTCCAATGCCGTGGGCCAGCTGCACTGGGAGATGCGCCAGCTCGGCTCGCTGATCATGGCCAAGGGCGACGCGCACCAGGTGCCGGCCGGCGGAGCGCTGGCGGTGGACCGCGACGGGTTCTCGGCGGCCGTCACCGCCGCTCTCGATGCGCACCCGCTGGTGACGATCGAGCGGGCCGAGGTGGCCGGTCTGCCGCCTGCCGATTGGCATTGCGTGATCATCGCCACCGGCCCGCTGACCTCGCCAGCGCTGGCGGCGGCGATCCAGGCGCTGACCGGTGAAAAGGAACTCGCCTTCTTCGACGCCATCGCGCCAATTGTCCACCGCGACAGCATCGACATGGACGTGGCATGGTTCCAGTCCCGCTACGACAAGGCCGGGCCCGGCGGAACCGGCGCCGACTATCTCAACTGCCCGATGACGAAGGATCAGTATGACGCCTTCGTGGACGCGCTTGTGAGCGGCGAGAAGACCGAGTTCAAGGAGTGGGAAGCCAGCACCCCTTATTTCGACGGCTGCCTTCCCATCGAGGTCATGGCGGAGCGTGGCCGCGAGACGCTGCGCCACGGGCCCATGAAGCCAATGGGCCTGACCAACCCGCGTGATCCGCTGGTCAAACCTCATGCCGTGGTGCAGCTCCGGCAGGACAATGCGCTGGGCACGCTGTTCAACATGGTGGGCTTCCAGACCAAGCTGAGATATGGCGACCAGGCCCGCATCCTCCGGATGGTCCCCGGCCTTGAGAACGCGGAGTTCGCCCGGCTGGGGGGGTTGCACCGCAACACCTATCTCAACTCGCCGCAGGTGCTCGACCCCGCGCTGCGGCTCAAGGCCGACCCGCGCCTGCGCTTCGCCGGCCAGATCACCGGTTGCGAAGGCTATGTCGAAAGCGCAGCCGTCGGCCTCTTGGCCGGGCTCATGGCCGCCGCCGAATGGCGCGGCGAGATTGCACCGCTGCCGCCGGCGGACACGGCCATCGGCGCGCTGGTCAACCACATCACCGGCGGGCACATCGTCACGATCGATGAGGGACCGCGGTCCTTCCAGCCGATGAACATCAATTTCGGACTGTTCCCGCCGATCGCCGCCGTGCGCAACGGGTCAGGCAAGCGCATGCGCGGCCCAGAGAAGGCCCTCGCCCGCAAGCGGGCGCTGACTGACCGCGCCAAGCAAAGCCTGAACGCCTGGAGCGCAGCGCTGCCCCAGACAGGCCGCGCCAGCTCCCGGGCCGCGGAATAG
- a CDS encoding ABC transporter ATP-binding protein: MGAAPLIRFESVTRRFGAVTAVKAVSLDLNAGEMFCLLGPSGCGKTTLMRMLAGFESPDEGRIWLDGQDITDVPPHRRPVNMMFQSYALFPHLDVASNIAFGLRHLTGAERLGRADIARRVDRLLDLVQLGGFGRRKPSELSGGQRQRVALARALARQPKVLLLDEPMAALDRRMREQTQFELMDIQLDLGTTFLVVTHDQDEAMVMADRIGVMEAGSLAQVGRPSDIYERPASRSVAAFIGDVNLFEAVVTGSERDGAWLLEAPACPAGLAAEHPEGLVAGQRVAVAVRPEKLVLERADAPAAPNRMAGVIWDIGYLGDWTIFMVRLPSGQMVRVSRANAERQASPSFGWDEPVSLRFAPGAAMVLAR, from the coding sequence ATGGGCGCGGCCCCACTCATCCGGTTCGAGAGCGTCACCCGCCGCTTCGGCGCAGTGACGGCCGTGAAAGCCGTGTCGCTGGATCTGAACGCTGGCGAGATGTTCTGTCTTCTGGGGCCTTCCGGCTGCGGCAAGACCACGCTGATGCGTATGCTGGCGGGCTTCGAGTCGCCGGATGAAGGGCGCATCTGGCTCGATGGGCAGGACATCACCGATGTTCCGCCCCATCGCCGCCCGGTCAACATGATGTTCCAGTCATACGCGCTGTTCCCGCATCTTGATGTTGCGTCAAACATCGCCTTCGGCTTGCGTCACCTGACGGGCGCCGAGCGCCTGGGTCGCGCGGATATCGCCCGCCGCGTCGATCGCCTGCTGGACCTCGTGCAGCTGGGCGGGTTTGGCCGTCGCAAGCCGTCCGAACTGTCAGGCGGCCAGCGACAGCGTGTGGCTCTGGCCCGCGCTCTGGCGCGCCAGCCGAAGGTTCTGCTGCTCGATGAGCCCATGGCGGCGCTGGACCGCAGGATGCGCGAGCAGACGCAGTTCGAGTTGATGGACATCCAGCTTGATCTGGGCACCACCTTCCTTGTCGTCACCCATGACCAGGATGAGGCCATGGTGATGGCCGACCGCATCGGCGTGATGGAGGCCGGCTCGCTGGCGCAGGTGGGTCGTCCATCGGACATCTATGAGCGCCCGGCGAGCCGCAGCGTCGCAGCCTTCATCGGGGACGTGAACCTGTTCGAGGCGGTCGTCACGGGATCGGAGCGGGATGGCGCATGGCTCCTGGAGGCGCCCGCCTGTCCCGCCGGGCTTGCTGCCGAGCATCCTGAAGGGCTTGTGGCTGGCCAGCGCGTCGCCGTGGCCGTCCGCCCTGAAAAGCTGGTGCTCGAGCGCGCGGATGCGCCGGCGGCGCCCAACCGGATGGCCGGCGTCATCTGGGACATCGGCTATCTCGGCGACTGGACCATCTTCATGGTGCGGTTGCCATCAGGGCAGATGGTGCGGGTCTCGCGGGCCAATGCCGAACGTCAGGCCAGCCCAAGCTTTGGCTGGGATGAGCCTGTCAGCCTGCGTTTCGCGCCCGGCGCGGCCATGGTCCTGGCCCGATGA
- a CDS encoding AsmA family protein has translation MAAALAAMPWRLAERTVERHLLAQLSDAMGLALDSSGDGAFALLPTPRMIANDVVFTTRDGAISARIPRMRAEIRLLALMAGRIAFDQITLIAPQIEVAVPAEGVDLFSIITSLRLAQLPGSPQIAIRANGSIFFRRGPGIISSARDVSLDIAAREIGEAFETSGSLTWRGEKVSFAVATNSPMRATLPMASIKSNLLTLDFVSARVSSATPASMLDGSVAIAAPSMSRLGAWLASGSPVLLPFGKTDIRGEVRVGPDGAQIRNAVLTLGGDPLEGALDWRRREGRWRLTGTFAGQNLDIGRAQAGIDMHQGALPDLAATSPIDIDDLLAHDIDLRVSVQRMRFPRVTLSEVAAQIMATDKRLDIALANAGLYRGSLRGRASIGHSSSGVEIRSTLTADKVDLGLLSADLFDARRLTGQGTFQQQLEMNGRSPAELVASAEGRAIFTARNGDFLGTNLNELMRRMERQPLAAARDMRGGRTSFEQMTLAGTISEGVLMVTEARGAGPAFRMALEGRVSLIDQIYRLQGEVQSSTGQAALPFEVLGSIGEPMVQVNARSLLERSGAAAPFLRPRAN, from the coding sequence ATGGCCGCCGCCCTGGCCGCCATGCCGTGGCGGCTGGCTGAGCGGACGGTGGAGCGCCATCTGCTGGCCCAGCTCTCCGACGCGATGGGCCTTGCGCTGGACAGCTCCGGCGACGGAGCATTCGCGCTGCTGCCCACGCCGCGCATGATCGCCAACGATGTCGTGTTCACGACAAGGGATGGAGCGATCTCAGCCCGCATTCCGCGCATGCGGGCGGAGATCCGCCTGCTGGCACTGATGGCCGGCCGCATCGCCTTCGACCAGATCACGCTGATCGCGCCGCAAATCGAGGTGGCAGTGCCGGCAGAAGGCGTCGACCTCTTCTCGATCATCACCTCATTGCGCCTCGCGCAGCTCCCGGGCTCGCCGCAGATCGCCATCCGTGCAAATGGCTCCATCTTCTTCCGGCGCGGCCCCGGCATCATCTCCTCCGCGCGCGATGTGAGCCTCGACATCGCCGCACGCGAAATCGGCGAGGCGTTCGAGACAAGCGGCTCGCTCACCTGGCGTGGCGAGAAAGTGAGCTTCGCCGTGGCGACGAACTCGCCCATGCGGGCGACCCTGCCGATGGCGAGCATCAAGTCCAACCTGCTCACGCTCGATTTCGTTTCGGCGCGCGTCTCGAGCGCGACGCCGGCGAGCATGCTGGACGGCTCGGTGGCGATCGCCGCGCCCTCCATGTCGCGGCTTGGGGCCTGGCTGGCTTCCGGCTCGCCGGTCCTGCTGCCGTTCGGCAAGACCGACATTCGCGGTGAGGTCCGTGTCGGGCCCGATGGCGCACAGATCAGGAATGCGGTGCTGACGCTCGGCGGCGACCCGCTCGAAGGCGCGCTGGACTGGCGGCGGCGCGAGGGGCGCTGGCGGCTCACAGGCACCTTCGCCGGACAGAACCTCGACATCGGCCGCGCCCAGGCCGGAATCGACATGCATCAAGGCGCGCTGCCCGACCTTGCTGCGACGAGCCCGATCGACATCGACGACTTGCTGGCGCACGACATCGATCTGAGGGTTTCGGTGCAGCGCATGCGCTTTCCGCGCGTGACGCTGAGCGAGGTGGCCGCGCAGATCATGGCCACGGACAAACGGCTCGACATCGCTCTGGCCAATGCGGGGCTTTACCGCGGTTCGCTGCGCGGCCGCGCCTCCATCGGCCATTCCAGCTCTGGCGTCGAGATCAGATCCACCCTCACCGCCGACAAGGTCGACCTTGGCCTTCTGAGCGCCGACCTGTTCGATGCGCGGCGGCTGACGGGCCAAGGCACCTTCCAGCAGCAGCTTGAGATGAACGGCCGCAGCCCTGCCGAACTGGTCGCGAGCGCGGAGGGACGCGCCATATTCACCGCCCGCAATGGCGATTTTCTGGGCACGAACCTCAATGAACTGATGCGGCGCATGGAGCGGCAACCCCTGGCGGCGGCGCGGGACATGCGCGGCGGCCGCACCAGCTTCGAGCAGATGACGCTTGCGGGCACGATTTCCGAAGGTGTGCTGATGGTGACGGAAGCGCGGGGCGCGGGGCCTGCCTTCCGCATGGCCCTTGAGGGCCGTGTGTCGCTGATCGACCAGATCTACCGCCTGCAGGGCGAGGTCCAGTCCAGCACCGGTCAGGCCGCCCTGCCCTTCGAGGTGCTCGGCTCGATTGGCGAGCCGATGGTGCAAGTCAATGCGCGGAGCCTGCTGGAGCGCTCGGGCGCCGCAGCGCCGTTCCTGAGGCCCCGCGCGAACTGA
- a CDS encoding serine/threonine protein kinase: MATLKSDVFSTIDRGFWREGDRRHPAIRRDLTTARWWARPLAWHFGVRERRSLARASGIEGVPPLHAASDGVIIRGFIEGLPFQMARPHGQAALFSDAKRLLRQLRRSGVCHNDLAKEPNWLVTPDGRAAVTDFQLASVHERSGRFYRLLAHEDLRHLLKHKRKYCPDAITPGELRVLKRKSLPSRIWLMTGKKVYKLITRDLMGVRDREGGGLRLHREAPRLERIAASLPGATEAAIVGYPYRRKGVGLYAFVESARLDPAEIQAALRARDTAAPPELIQVVPVLPRRADGKVMTDVLSLIATNQIDLLEPLLATAPDQRLAVEAIIEKRLNVTDRSIKGV; this comes from the coding sequence GTGGCGACGCTCAAGTCCGACGTATTCTCGACTATCGACCGGGGCTTCTGGCGCGAGGGCGACAGACGTCATCCGGCGATCAGGCGCGACCTCACCACGGCGCGCTGGTGGGCCCGGCCGCTGGCCTGGCATTTCGGCGTGCGCGAGCGCAGATCGCTGGCGCGGGCCTCGGGCATTGAAGGCGTGCCGCCGCTGCATGCGGCGTCCGACGGGGTCATCATCCGCGGCTTCATCGAGGGGCTACCCTTCCAGATGGCCAGGCCGCATGGCCAGGCGGCGCTGTTCAGCGATGCCAAGCGCCTGCTGCGGCAGTTGCGGCGCTCAGGCGTCTGTCACAACGATCTCGCCAAGGAGCCGAACTGGCTGGTGACGCCCGATGGCCGCGCCGCCGTCACGGACTTCCAGCTGGCGAGCGTCCATGAGAGGAGCGGCCGGTTCTATCGCCTGCTGGCCCATGAGGACCTGCGCCATCTGCTCAAGCACAAGCGCAAGTATTGCCCGGATGCGATCACCCCCGGCGAGTTGCGCGTGCTCAAGCGCAAGAGCCTGCCGTCCCGCATCTGGCTTATGACAGGCAAGAAGGTCTACAAGCTCATCACGCGCGATCTCATGGGCGTGCGCGACCGCGAGGGCGGCGGGCTGCGGCTGCATCGCGAGGCACCGCGGCTCGAGCGCATCGCCGCATCCCTGCCGGGCGCCACCGAGGCCGCGATCGTGGGTTATCCGTATCGGCGCAAGGGCGTCGGCCTTTACGCATTCGTTGAATCGGCCAGGCTTGACCCTGCGGAGATCCAGGCGGCTCTGCGCGCGCGCGACACCGCTGCACCGCCCGAACTGATCCAGGTCGTGCCCGTCCTGCCCCGGCGCGCCGATGGCAAGGTGATGACGGACGTGCTCTCCCTCATCGCCACCAACCAGATCGACCTGCTGGAGCCCCTGCTGGCCACCGCGCCCGACCAGCGCCTCGCCGTAGAGGCCATCATCGAGAAGCGCCTCAACGTCACCGACCGGTCGATCAAGGGCGTCTGA
- a CDS encoding cold-shock protein, with product MTTGTVKWFNATKGYGFILPDDGGKDVFVHVSAVERSGCGPLKDGQKISFEIATDKRTGKAVAAELKLMG from the coding sequence ATGACGACTGGTACTGTGAAATGGTTCAATGCCACCAAGGGCTACGGCTTCATCCTGCCCGATGATGGCGGCAAGGACGTGTTCGTCCATGTCAGCGCCGTCGAGCGCTCGGGCTGCGGCCCCCTCAAGGACGGGCAGAAGATCAGCTTTGAAATCGCCACGGACAAGCGGACGGGCAAGGCCGTGGCGGCCGAGTTGAAGCTGATGGGATAA
- a CDS encoding ABC transporter permease: MSRRSGLRLRDTTVLALVFAFLYMPILIVILFSFNDSRLVTVWGGFSTRWYRGLLDNRALLDAAWITFRIGLASAAIATVLGTLAAISLTRIGPFRGRALLGGMIYAPLVMPEIVTGLSLLLLFVAIGLDRGFWTIVLAHATFTMCFVAVIVQARLVTLDRSLEEAAQDLGCSPFMAFIQVTLPLIGASIGAGFLLALTLSFDDLVIASFVSGPGATTLPMRIYGQARLGVTPEINAVSTVLIVLVTFGLIVASLLTKRDVQSRMGRPGD; the protein is encoded by the coding sequence ATGAGCCGGCGTTCGGGGCTGAGGCTGCGCGACACGACCGTGCTCGCGCTCGTGTTCGCCTTCCTCTATATGCCCATTCTGATCGTGATTCTCTTCTCGTTCAACGACTCGCGGCTGGTCACGGTCTGGGGCGGCTTCTCGACGCGCTGGTATCGCGGCCTGCTTGACAACCGGGCCTTGCTCGATGCCGCATGGATCACGTTCAGGATCGGCTTGGCCTCTGCCGCCATCGCGACAGTGCTGGGCACGCTGGCGGCGATCTCTCTCACACGGATCGGGCCGTTCCGCGGGCGGGCGCTGCTGGGCGGCATGATCTATGCGCCGCTCGTCATGCCAGAGATCGTCACGGGGCTCTCGCTGCTGCTGCTGTTCGTGGCGATCGGCCTCGATCGCGGCTTCTGGACGATCGTGCTCGCTCACGCCACCTTCACCATGTGCTTCGTGGCCGTGATCGTGCAGGCCCGGCTGGTGACGCTGGATCGCAGCCTTGAGGAAGCCGCGCAGGATCTGGGCTGCAGCCCGTTCATGGCCTTCATTCAGGTCACGCTGCCGCTGATCGGCGCCTCGATCGGCGCAGGCTTCCTGCTTGCGCTGACACTGTCATTCGATGATCTCGTGATCGCCAGCTTCGTGTCAGGGCCCGGCGCGACGACCTTGCCGATGCGCATCTACGGCCAGGCCAGGCTCGGCGTGACGCCGGAGATCAATGCCGTCTCCACCGTGCTGATCGTGCTGGTCACGTTTGGCTTAATCGTCGCCTCCCTTCTCACCAAGCGCGACGTGCAAAGCCGGATGGGCCGCCCCGGCGATTAG
- a CDS encoding DUF1127 domain-containing protein: MLQRTQNALPLIVHFHPLKEPTVFIASLVARIQAYLRYRETVRELSKLSDRELDDLGLLRADIHNIARHYAAA, encoded by the coding sequence ATGTTGCAGCGCACACAAAACGCGCTGCCCCTCATCGTCCATTTCCATCCCCTGAAGGAGCCCACCGTGTTCATTGCCAGCCTTGTCGCCCGGATCCAGGCCTATCTGCGTTATCGCGAGACGGTCCGCGAGCTGTCCAAGCTCTCCGACCGCGAGCTGGACGATCTGGGCCTGCTCCGCGCCGACATCCACAATATCGCCCGGCACTACGCCGCAGCCTGA
- a CDS encoding squalene/phytoene synthase family protein, with protein MPSILPESPGVSARDLAEAFAFCESLVRDVDKDRYLATLFAPAGKRPHLFALYAFSFEVARVRELVSDPLPGEVRLQWWRDLLEGRSHGDAAANPVSRALLSTIAAFRLPVAPLIALIDARIFDLYDDPMPTVADLEGYCGETSSALIRLSCLILADGEDPGAAEAAGHAGVAYAVTGLLRAFPWHAMRGQVYVPKEYLLEHGATREDVVSGRGGHGVLAALRDMRQLAWRHLERTRIIRDTIPARVVPAFLPVALVEIYLREMERASYDPFTSIIQAPQWRRQFRLWRQARKAMS; from the coding sequence ATGCCGTCTATCCTGCCAGAGTCGCCCGGGGTCAGCGCTCGCGACCTCGCCGAAGCTTTCGCCTTCTGCGAGAGCCTGGTGCGCGACGTCGACAAGGATCGCTATCTGGCGACCCTGTTCGCGCCCGCCGGCAAGCGTCCGCATCTGTTCGCGCTGTATGCCTTCAGCTTCGAGGTGGCGCGTGTGCGCGAACTCGTCTCCGATCCGTTGCCGGGCGAGGTGAGGCTGCAATGGTGGCGTGACCTTCTGGAAGGCCGCTCCCATGGCGATGCCGCGGCCAACCCGGTATCCCGTGCGCTGCTCTCCACCATCGCCGCCTTCAGGCTGCCTGTGGCGCCGCTCATCGCGCTCATCGATGCGCGCATATTCGATCTCTACGACGATCCCATGCCGACCGTGGCGGACCTTGAGGGATATTGCGGGGAGACCAGCTCCGCGCTGATCCGCCTGTCCTGCCTGATCCTGGCCGATGGCGAGGACCCGGGCGCGGCCGAGGCGGCGGGCCATGCCGGCGTTGCCTATGCGGTCACGGGGCTGCTCAGGGCCTTCCCCTGGCACGCCATGCGCGGGCAGGTCTATGTGCCGAAGGAGTATCTGCTCGAACATGGGGCCACGCGGGAGGATGTCGTCTCCGGACGCGGCGGTCACGGCGTGCTTGCCGCGCTGCGCGACATGCGCCAGCTTGCCTGGCGTCATCTGGAGCGCACGCGCATCATTCGCGACACGATCCCGGCCAGGGTCGTGCCGGCCTTCCTGCCGGTCGCGCTCGTGGAGATCTACCTCAGGGAGATGGAGCGGGCGAGCTACGATCCGTTCACCAGCATCATCCAGGCGCCCCAGTGGCGCCGCCAATTCCGCCTGTGGCGGCAGGCCCGCAAGGCGATGTCCTGA
- a CDS encoding ABC transporter permease subunit has product MSRGRAACAGLARWRRALVPALPMLWLCALFLLPFAIIARIALSTATKAQPPYLPVFDIGAGWARFREDLAALELANFRLIAEDSLYLLSLLSSLRLAAIATLILLLICYPLAIALARLPARLRPLALMLVILPFWTSFLIRIYAWVGILRHDGYLNALLQGLGLTTAPVGFLDTDGAIILGIVYAYLPFMALPVFAAVDRLDPALHEAAQDLGCPPWRQFWAVTLPLTLPGAMAGCLLVFIPAVGEVIIPDLLGGSGTLTIGRTLWAEFFANGDWPLASALTILLLLALLPPLLAWRALEARQWRGRS; this is encoded by the coding sequence ATGAGCCGCGGCAGGGCGGCGTGCGCCGGGCTGGCGCGGTGGCGTCGTGCGCTGGTGCCGGCTTTGCCGATGCTGTGGCTTTGCGCGCTCTTCCTGCTGCCCTTCGCGATCATCGCGCGCATCGCGCTCTCCACCGCGACGAAGGCCCAGCCGCCATACCTGCCGGTCTTCGACATCGGGGCAGGTTGGGCGCGCTTTCGCGAGGATCTCGCCGCGCTGGAACTCGCGAATTTCCGGCTCATCGCTGAGGACAGCCTTTATCTCCTGTCGCTGCTCTCGTCGCTGCGGCTGGCGGCCATCGCCACGCTGATCCTGTTGCTGATCTGCTATCCCCTGGCGATCGCGCTCGCGCGGCTGCCGGCGCGCTTGAGGCCGCTGGCGCTGATGCTCGTTATCCTGCCGTTCTGGACGAGCTTCCTCATCCGCATCTACGCCTGGGTCGGCATCCTGCGTCATGACGGCTATCTCAACGCGCTGCTGCAGGGCCTTGGCCTGACCACGGCGCCCGTCGGCTTTCTGGATACGGACGGGGCCATCATCCTCGGCATCGTCTACGCCTATCTGCCGTTCATGGCGCTGCCGGTTTTCGCCGCCGTCGACAGGCTCGATCCAGCGCTGCACGAGGCCGCGCAGGATCTGGGCTGCCCGCCCTGGCGGCAATTCTGGGCCGTGACCCTGCCGCTGACCCTGCCGGGCGCCATGGCCGGCTGCCTTCTGGTCTTCATTCCGGCGGTGGGCGAGGTGATCATCCCCGATCTGCTCGGCGGCTCGGGCACGCTCACGATCGGGCGCACGTTGTGGGCCGAGTTCTTCGCCAATGGCGACTGGCCGCTTGCATCGGCGCTGACGATATTGCTGCTGCTGGCGTTGCTGCCGCCTTTGCTTGCCTGGCGCGCGCTCGAGGCGCGGCAGTGGAGAGGGCGGTCATGA